A stretch of DNA from Pseudoliparis swirei isolate HS2019 ecotype Mariana Trench chromosome 5, NWPU_hadal_v1, whole genome shotgun sequence:
GAGTTCTCCGGAAATCAACAATCATCTagttagctttaaaaaaagaaagaaaatggcattcttatacatatatattcaatttGGAGTGAAAGAGTGAAGCATTCATTAAGATTCCTCTCACTGCTGTTCAAGTGCACATCATGAAAGGATAAGAGGGCGTGAAGGCGGTGTTGAAGGTCTACGAGAGCTCCGCCTGTAGACCCCCGTCAGCTCATTGATCTATCAGCTGATCCGTGACCCCTCCCCCGAGGTGTTTAAGGTCACTTGTAGCGCTCCCTAGtggggagggagcgagggaggaggcTTTGTCCCCTTGAgtgtttgagaaaaaaaaggtgaccTTCATGAGGTCTACTTGGAGGTCGCGGCCGAGGCGTTTATGAACAGCGCCCGGCGCGGGGCGTTCGAGACCTGCCGCTGCTGGGACAAGAAGGACTGGCCGGGGGACAgcgcggaggaggcggagccaccgcCGAGGCGAGACTCGATCGCCAGCTTCTGGAAGTTCAGGCTCTGAGGACGGAGACGGAGACGTTTAGAGGGCCGACCGGTTCAGGGAGTCAGACACTTATTAATatctagattattattattattataaggatTTTATTGAATCCGATCTTACTTTTAGTATGAATGGATTCAATTAAAGCCTtgtaacaattaaaaaaaacctttacaaaatatatattaatatatatatatataaataaatataaaataaaatatatatatatttaaattaaaaagaatatatatatatatatatataaaatacaaataaatatgtatatgtatatatatagaacttTTAGAGATTGTTGTGTTGAGGTTTTGTATACTTTTTAAATCTTGTACACCTGACTACAAATCAAGTTTCCCATCCGGGGTTTGATTAAAAAGTGTCTGAATTGAACAATAAATCCATAAAAAGCAGGATTGTGTTGGACCTTGTTGTACCAAGCGGTGACCACCAGCTTCTCCTCGTACTCCCTCAGCTTGGCCTGCTCACACTGACGctgcagacaaacaaacaaacaccagtTGGAAAAGCAatcaaacataaaataaagtgtgttgTACAGCTGACTGACTTCCAGGTTCAGGATCTGCTTGTCCCGGTCTGCCAGCTGGCTCCTCAGGCCCTGGATCTCAGCGGTGGCCGGGTTCAGTTTGGGGTCCAGAGCTCGGATTACCTAcacgcatttatttatttatgtattcaattaacacatggaacaaatgagttaaaacaatacaaacaaattgaattaaaattaaCAGTATTCAGTCAAAATCTCTTTatttacaaatttaaaaaataaatagaataaaattataaagaaataaatgaactaaattccaaaaatataaataaacaaaatcatacaaatataaataaactaaatcatacaaatataaataaaactaaatgataaaaatatgaataaactcaattatatatatatatatataaataaacgaTAAGTCAACATGCATCCCCTCACGTTGCGGGCCTTCTCCAGGTACATCTTGTAGCGCTCCTCCATGGCCCGCATGTCATcgtccttcttcttcagagCGGCGTTCAGCTCGTCCAGCTTCAAGGCTGCGGGGGCGATGAAGAACAGAAGGTCTCACCACATTGTGCTGCCGTGTGaggtgaggaagacgaggaggaggcctcTTGTATTCTTACAGGTTTGAGTGTCGTCGGGCTGGaggtcctccagcagctccttcttcttcatgatTTCGTCCTGAGCCTCGTTCAGCTGCACCCTGAGGAGACACATGCCGTTTCTGTACCGCTCTCTAGTGGTGGACACGTGCACTCACATCTCTCAAACAAGGAGCGAGGCCTAATTCACACTTACATGTGCGCATCCAGCTTCCGCTTCAGGTTTGActgggagggaaaaaaagggagaagcAATAAAGTGATGTGACTTTCCTTCCAGCACAAAGTGTGAACGGCTTCATGAGATTAACGCTGCGGGCGCCACGCTCACATCGTCCGGCTTGGCCGCCTGACTCTGCAGAGCCCTCTGGAGgtcctccacctgctgctgcagctcgcTGATCCTCTCGCGACTCAATCTGCAGATTGACCAGTGAAGAAGATGGAAATATTAagaaagggggggaggggggggttacTGGACCGCACAACTTTCAATCTGGATAGAAACTAAATGAAACATCTTCCCACTCAgcaactctggtttgaaagtaaaaaaaaaaaaagagaagtaacCGATGTGAAAAGAAGTCACCGACATAATTCAGTCTTTAATTTTTATCCGGTAAACATGACaccagaaaaaaaatgaaaaaataaaagcaaggAAACTAAAAAGGCATCTTTTCTGACTAGACCTTGAATACCTAgatcttgacttgctggtcggccgtttgCTCCTCCttcgtgtcttctcttgtcgttcacctgtttgcagttatatgtcacatttagtctgtaagcttttacgttgtatctctgacattatgtttttattctgtccattttaacattgttctcccttattttatttgctttatctgtagattgtatttgtaatcttatgtttttaggtttgttcttaacatcagcaacattgggactacagatgaaaaatagcctcttggctaactctggcacatttactgcaaagtttttatcaatgtgcactgtcccttaaaccattataaaaaatagaaaaaataaaaccagatcagtgtttttttttattcttgttgttccgagtttgtactcgtggttgaattcacttattgtaagtctctttggataaaagcgtctgctaaatgacatgtcacgTAATAATGAAGAGGACGGAAATATTAACAAGAGGggaggagtcactggaccacaGGATGTTTAATCTGGAtagaaactaaataaaactcATCATAAACATCTTCTCACTTAacaactctggtttgaaagtttAAAAACAGAGAAACTGAAGAAGTCACCGACGTGACAATTCAGTCTTCACTCTCAGCTTTTCATCCGGTAAACATGCCACCAGAAAATATGGCTAAGTTTTGACCAAGTTTCCATGAATACGACAGCGTGGACCTGTTCTCGGTGTCCAGCTCGCTGCGGGTCTTGTGGGCGTCCTCCAGCTCGCCCTGCAGGGCGGCGATCTTCTCCCGCTCACactcctcctgctgcagccgcagCATCTTGTTCTCGTGCTGCAGCCGGATGAACTGCTCCCTGAAGAGCCACAGGTACGAGGAggtcagtgcacacacacacacacacagagacacacacacatacacacacacactgaatccgTGCTACCTGTACTCGATGGGTATTAACTCAGCGGCCAGGTTCTCGTGGCTCGGGCTGCTGGAGGGAAGAATCCCTGCAGACGATCAGAGAGGCAGAACATATAGGACGCCATTTAAAGTAACACATACATAGATATAGAAGATGCATGTTGTAGTTTGTCTGAAAAAGTCAAAGTATCACATAAATATATTCACTAAGAAGTCCTTGAATAGTTAAACATATAAAGTTCAACATtaagcattaaaaaacaaatagttTTAGTAGAATGCCTTGAAAAGTCAAAGTATAACATCAATTCATCAAGTATGTCATTCATTTAAAACAGTTTAGTATTatatagaaatgtaaaaaagtaaaatagtTTACGACAATTACCTTTTAGAAATTAGTCATAATAAAGTTTATCATTAAAAGTAATTGATAAACACACACTAGTACAACCACTTACAcacccaaacaaacacacacacacacacactagtacaaccacacacacacacacacacacctgtgtgtgagagctggtGCTGCTGCGCCTGTGTGCATCTCAGCTCCTCGTTGGTCTCCCTCAGCGAGTCTCTCTCGATGCTCGTCCTCTGGCGGAGGCAACGGGCCACACGGGGTTCAGGGAAGTCACCGGAAACCAGAACACGAAAACAAACCCCGCCGCCGCCTCTCAGAACGCTgcctcacctccttctccttcaccaccGTTTCGTGCTTCTCCTCCAACTTCTTCATCTCGTAGGCCAGGTTGTCCGCCCGCCGCGACTCCTCCGTCAGCTTCCTGTGCAGCTCTTGGACCTGACGGACGGCAGAGCGATTAAAGAggtatgaccccccccccaccgtgtGAGAcccgtgacccccccccacctgtctctTGTACGTCTCCAGCTGAGCGCGGGCCGCGTTGGCCTtgcgcagctcctcctccaggctgaCCGTGTTGTGCATGTACGTCATGTtgttctcctccagcagcttcaTCTGCCTCTTCAGGTCGCCCAGGTTCTCCAGCTTCCGCTTGTACGTGTCCACCGAGGCCTCGAGCGCCACCGCCCGGTCGGAGCAGCTCCTGCAGCGCATGGATATTAATGCATTCATAAAAGATACGCTTCAGGGAAAAGGCTGTTCTACCTCGGGCTCgactctctggtctcctcacgCCGTTACATTtagactttattttgaaatgtctcTTTCCTGCTTCTTTTTGGATGCAACCAAGGAGGTCGTCCTCCTCTCTCAGAAGCCTGGAGAGAGAAATATTTGTCTCACGACACATAAGAACATTGATAATCTGTGAAATCATGAGCTGGCCTTCTGGAGGCAACAAGAGGCGTCGTGTCCGTCAGTGAGCTGCTGCCGGGGAACAGAGAGCAGCTGGAAAACATACTACAGTTTTCAATACTTaaaatcaccacacacacacacacatacacacctcaggACGTCCAGTTCGTCTTTGAGGGCTCGAGACTCTTCTGCTAGGCCGGTGAGCTCGTCATTGCGGTGCTGAACCTCGATCAGCTGCTTCTCCAACTCCTCACAGTGGATCCGGTAGTCGTCCTTGGCGGCCTCcagcctaaaaaaaaaaaaggaaaaaagatgaAACCGCACGCGCTCGATCAGACTTTGCCGACGGAGGCCGATTCGCGCGTCCCGAACGCGGCGGCCCACCTgaagttctcctcctccaccgcctccaGCTGGAGCTGCAGCTGGCCGTGTTTCTTCCCCGACGGCGTGCTCGGGTCGTCGAAGGCGTCCAGCTGAAGGGCGCGGTCCGTCAGCACGTCATTCTCGGCCAGCAGGCTGTTCCGCTCCTCCTGCAGCACGGCCACCTGTCGGGGCGCAGGACGCTTTAGAGCCACTCGGGACCCGGCAGAACCCGGGCTCTAAGCCCACCGGCCTTCTGCCCCAGCAACTCGGGACAAAGGAGCCCGGCACCGCGGCCAATCACACGACTCCTGCTCATACTGGAGCGCAGACAATACAGTGCACGTGTGCACAGGCACGGGGATCTGACCATCGGCAGACCTGAGGCTACACCGCTGTGAATGAATCACGttcatgtcttcttcttcttgttcttctgtaGAAACACTGGTTTATTCACCTGGATGTCCAGCTCCTGGCAGCGCTGGGCCAACGCTTCCTTCTCCGCTAGAAGTTGGGTGAGTTCCTCGAgggctttcctcagctgcagacgagggagaagcagagagaagcaaaatgacacagagacacaacggcTGCAACGTCTCTAAAGGCCTTCGAACACCCAGGATGAAGCCATGGAGGGGGCTGCTAAAACTGTGGGGAGCATGGTACTAGAACCTAGTACTAGAACCTAGTACCAGAACCTAGTACTAGGTTCTAGTACTAGAACCTAGTACCAGCAGAGCCCTCGCAGGCGGAGGTGTGTAGCAACAGCTGTTTGAGACTCTCAGGTCTCTCACCTTACAGCTCATGTAAGACTagcatttaaaattaaacacTGGTGTCATATTACTTACACCCACACCTTTTTGTTTGGTACAGatcccaaaaaataaatcaaaacattagatatacatttttagaaagaaagaaaaaaagagagaatgatacaaaatgaagtatccATCTAATATCACGGATGATATCAAACTTACAATATCAGTCAAAATAatgtgaatattatatatatacatgtttaaatcGCTCAGCACCAAATATACACATTAAGCGTAAactgcacatttaaatatatttacgtGCATAGTCGTTACAGTAATGTTAGAATGTTATGCAATATTAAGGGATTCTTATTGTGCTCCTATTTGAGTGGtttaagatgaattattattagattatttaACAGTTTAATCGAACTACACAGCAGAACGTTGTGGCTCCATGAGAACAAAGCCCCCGTTGTGAATCCTTATGAAACCGACCTGCTGCTCCAGGTCCCCCGACAGCTCTCCAAACGGGGTCGCGACCTCTTTACTCATGAGCTGGAGAGGAAGAAACACGTTTGACTCGTTAGAATAACTCCAACAAGCGACTATAACGTACGTCTGCTCAGCCACACATGCGTAACATCTGTACGTCTGATATTCGGATGCTCTGACCTCTTGGATGGCCGTCATGACGACGTGCTGCACAGACTCCTCCAGGGTCATGATGATCTGAATGTATTCTGTccgtggaaggagagagaatcatcaacacacacacacacacacgtgcacacacacacagatcgacCGCATGGTTTATGATTATTTATCTGCTCTCGTGTCCCACTTCTAAATGAAATGCAGCATTCACGGAGCTCCCGGCCCGGCGGGCTCTTTGTCCGAGGCTTGGCAGGAAAAGAACCAAACACTGTCCATCCTCTCGGGGCCCGAAGCTAACCAGGCTCCCGTACAGCAcgatgtgaagaagaagaagaagaagaaaaagacacacTGCCCCTAAGGAATATCATTtggcccctgatatcacgaggaggggCGGAAAAGGCCCCCggaatttcctctaataatttcATGAATTTGTCAAAAATATCGTAGCCTATGCGACGCGGTCCAGTTGTTATATCGTGTTTCGATTTTCGCCGTcttattattgtaatttttatgacaattgctcagatactgtaagcctaaataagtagatttattattttttaaacaaagcttaaatgttatttcacaggtttcaaaaagtgcctccaatttctttttcaatgctcctggatttcagtcaatgGGGGAAAAAATGGCCCCCGAAATaatatgtaaacacacacacacactcagagacacacacacgcagagacaaagacgcacacacacacacacaccttgtttaCGCTCACATCGGACGGCGCAGCCCAGCACCAGCTGCAGCAGCCGGCCCAGCTGCACGGGGTCCGAGTGCTCCGCCACCACGGCCAGGTCGGGGAGCGAGAAGTCGGACATCTCCTGAGCCAAGACCTGACGGACGGCAGCGAGTTTTATAATTAATAAGAGCTCAGAACGTAAACACGTGAGGAAGAGGTTCTGAGTTTTACAGGGACGAAGAGGAGTTCAATGTGTTTCTATTGGGGGACACTGTGCACACGACCACAGCCTACCTCGGTGTAATAATCAAGCACCATCTGAAGGATCTTCTTCAGGTTGTTCATCTGAAATCACACAAGATTATACCATGTTATCGTCTCAGTCAGAAGCGAGAGGACAAACTCACGACAGAGAGTCACTTCAAACATCATTTCAAAATCAGAGAGGACGAAGAGGGGATGTGGCGACTGCACCGCTCGTACCTTCAGTCTCCAGTTGCCATCGACGTCCGTCTTGATGCGGTCGAGCCAGCCGTCGGAGAACCAGGCCGGGTCTCTACAGCACAGAGAGCGACATCAGGACTCCTCAGAGCATCGAGGGAAAACTCTGATTTGAAAGTATTTTGcattctcgtgtgtgtgtgtgtgtgtgtgtgtgtgtgtgtgttctcacatTTGATGCAGTGCCTGTGATATTGCCGTCCCAGTGGTCAGCTCCTCCACGGTGCTGCAGGGCGCAGGAGTGTTGAAGGTCTGCAGCTGAGAGGCACAAAACACAGCAACGACAAATTAAACattgttaataataattataagaaTAATATCAAATATGTAATAACTAATATTTGATTTATGGTTATAGACAAAACTATCCAGCagtactataatatatatagtactATACTA
This window harbors:
- the hook1 gene encoding protein Hook homolog 1, which produces MDANKTVLSESLVIWLQTFNTPAPCSTVEELTTGTAISQALHQIDPAWFSDGWLDRIKTDVDGNWRLKMNNLKKILQMVLDYYTEVLAQEMSDFSLPDLAVVAEHSDPVQLGRLLQLVLGCAVRCERKQEYIQIIMTLEESVQHVVMTAIQELMSKEVATPFGELSGDLEQQLRKALEELTQLLAEKEALAQRCQELDIQVAVLQEERNSLLAENDVLTDRALQLDAFDDPSTPSGKKHGQLQLQLEAVEEENFRLEAAKDDYRIHCEELEKQLIEVQHRNDELTGLAEESRALKDELDVLRSCSDRAVALEASVDTYKRKLENLGDLKRQMKLLEENNMTYMHNTVSLEEELRKANAARAQLETYKRQVQELHRKLTEESRRADNLAYEMKKLEEKHETVVKEKERTSIERDSLRETNEELRCTQAQQHQLSHTGILPSSSPSHENLAAELIPIEYREQFIRLQHENKMLRLQQEECEREKIAALQGELEDAHKTRSELDTENRLSRERISELQQQVEDLQRALQSQAAKPDDSNLKRKLDAHMVQLNEAQDEIMKKKELLEDLQPDDTQTSLKLDELNAALKKKDDDMRAMEERYKMYLEKARNVIRALDPKLNPATAEIQGLRSQLADRDKQILNLERQCEQAKLREYEEKLVVTAWYNKSLNFQKLAIESRLGGGSASSALSPGQSFLSQQRQVSNAPRRALFINASAATSK